From the Flavimarina sp. Hel_I_48 genome, one window contains:
- a CDS encoding DUF6495 family protein — protein sequence MKYQRLSKEQFEELKPEFINFLAAQSITAEEWSSIKQDKPETAEQELDVFSDLIWEGVLEKVEYLEHFSPQHMFLFQIDGTTINLISIKIENPMVDITTDEGYAWLQTNLMEDAVNLYTSSKILKDDRNNDIFALIQQGANITKGELYSWFSKFVDTA from the coding sequence ATGAAATATCAAAGACTTAGCAAAGAGCAATTTGAAGAATTAAAACCAGAATTCATCAACTTTCTGGCAGCACAATCCATCACCGCAGAAGAATGGTCCAGCATTAAACAAGACAAACCCGAAACCGCCGAACAGGAACTCGATGTCTTTAGCGATCTTATCTGGGAAGGTGTCCTGGAGAAAGTGGAATACCTTGAACATTTCTCTCCTCAGCACATGTTCCTTTTTCAAATAGATGGAACCACGATCAACCTAATTTCAATAAAGATTGAAAATCCTATGGTTGATATTACCACAGATGAAGGTTACGCGTGGCTTCAGACCAATCTTATGGAAGATGCCGTGAATTTATACACCTCGAGCAAGATACTGAAGGATGACCGCAATAACGATATTTTTGCGCTCATACAACAGGGGGCCAACATAACAAAAGGTGAACTCTACAGCTGGTTTTCAAAATTTGTGGATACCGCGTAG
- the rpsF gene encoding 30S ribosomal protein S6, which yields MNNYETVFILNPVLSDDQIKETVKKFEDLLVSKGAKMIAKEDWGLKKLAYAIQNKKSGFYHLFEYQVDGQVLTNLDLELKRDERIMRFLTVKMDKYAVEWAVKRRKRNKEKA from the coding sequence ATGAACAATTACGAAACTGTTTTCATCTTGAATCCCGTTTTATCTGATGACCAGATAAAGGAAACAGTAAAGAAATTTGAAGACCTTCTTGTTTCTAAAGGCGCCAAGATGATTGCTAAAGAAGATTGGGGGCTAAAAAAATTAGCCTACGCGATCCAAAACAAAAAAAGTGGTTTTTACCACCTATTCGAATATCAGGTAGATGGGCAAGTGCTCACAAACCTTGATCTGGAACTTAAGCGTGATGAGCGCATTATGAGGTTCCTTACCGTCAAGATGGATAAATACGCTGTAGAATGGGCTGTAAAACGTAGAAAAAGAAACAAAGAAAAAGCATAA
- the rpsR gene encoding 30S ribosomal protein S18, whose protein sequence is MATSIEQQAKAKKDGEIRYLTPLKIETSKPKKYCRFKRSGIKYVDYKDADWLLGFINEQGKLLPRRLTGTSLKYQRKVGVAVKRARHIALLPYVADLLK, encoded by the coding sequence ATGGCAACATCTATTGAGCAACAAGCAAAGGCAAAAAAGGACGGGGAAATCCGTTATTTGACCCCGTTAAAGATTGAGACCTCAAAACCTAAGAAATACTGTCGCTTCAAGCGCTCTGGTATCAAATATGTAGATTATAAGGATGCAGACTGGCTTTTGGGCTTCATAAACGAGCAAGGTAAATTATTGCCACGCCGTCTTACTGGAACTTCGCTCAAATATCAGCGTAAAGTGGGAGTGGCCGTAAAACGTGCCCGTCACATTGCACTTTTGCCTTATGTAGCAGATTTATTAAAATAA
- a CDS encoding OmpA family protein codes for MIYKYISFLALFFILQTGWSQKAVLQKANKAFKEKDFYTAITAYKELDSLDITLKINLADSYYQTGNMREAEKAYKEIYDVDSAFESEVLLRYADAAKANNNYDQANALLSQYAGKPVNIKQKLTKNSENLPLLLDVQLLDGGSDFTSFGPGLLNNQLVFSSDRNMERPIYSRTNQHFLDLYTAEVNGNNLKNIKLFSEAINTPVHEGNAVFSKDGKTMYFTRTNDDFKRMDGVKVAVLQLFSATFADGKWQDVQRLPFNSDSYSLAHPALSADEKTLYFTSDMPGGFGEGDIYKIEILADNSFGNPENLGPMVNSELQEQFPYIDNGGNLYFASDRIEGLGGLDIYRSDKDGDTFAEAYNLGQGINSSRDDFSLIFEKPNATGFFSSNRNGIDKIYSFKAIDNRTRELAGIVINTETENPLKEAEITLKTTENASKKLKTDGNGHYDFKVKPNNSYTLEARLKGFKTLSRQVVIVTNSELQVSVDLALEPLKDLLVKQKMDNIYFDYDLIEIRPEAEKTLNSLADFMLKNPEIRINIGSHTDAVGSSSYNNKLSAKRAEATKDYLIAKGIEGNRLTTEAYGKEHLLVETPAQGKGAREEKNRRSEFRIIEE; via the coding sequence ATGATTTACAAATATATAAGCTTTCTCGCGTTGTTTTTTATACTGCAAACAGGCTGGAGCCAGAAAGCGGTACTGCAAAAAGCGAACAAAGCATTTAAGGAGAAAGATTTCTATACTGCGATAACTGCCTATAAGGAACTGGACAGTTTAGATATAACGCTTAAGATAAACCTGGCAGACAGTTATTATCAAACAGGAAATATGCGGGAAGCCGAAAAAGCGTACAAAGAGATTTACGACGTTGACTCCGCTTTTGAAAGTGAGGTACTATTGCGGTATGCCGATGCCGCTAAAGCGAACAATAATTATGATCAGGCCAATGCATTATTGTCGCAATATGCAGGAAAACCGGTCAATATAAAGCAAAAACTGACTAAAAACAGTGAAAACCTACCGCTTTTACTGGATGTGCAGCTACTGGATGGCGGCTCAGATTTCACCTCTTTTGGCCCTGGCCTTTTAAACAACCAACTCGTATTTTCTTCTGATAGAAATATGGAAAGGCCAATTTATTCCCGCACCAATCAACATTTTTTAGATCTGTATACCGCTGAGGTAAATGGCAATAATTTAAAAAACATCAAGCTTTTTTCCGAAGCAATAAACACACCCGTTCACGAGGGCAACGCCGTTTTTTCCAAAGATGGTAAAACCATGTATTTTACGCGTACAAATGACGATTTTAAGCGTATGGACGGTGTTAAAGTGGCCGTTTTACAGCTCTTTAGCGCAACATTTGCTGATGGGAAATGGCAAGATGTACAGCGCCTGCCCTTCAATTCAGACTCTTATTCCCTTGCACATCCAGCATTGAGTGCAGATGAAAAAACCCTTTATTTCACCAGTGATATGCCCGGGGGCTTTGGAGAAGGTGATATTTATAAAATTGAGATCCTGGCCGATAATTCCTTCGGAAATCCAGAAAATCTGGGACCTATGGTAAACTCTGAGCTACAGGAACAGTTTCCTTATATTGACAATGGTGGAAACCTTTATTTTGCCTCAGACCGCATTGAAGGGCTGGGCGGGCTGGATATATACCGTAGCGATAAGGATGGTGACACCTTTGCCGAGGCATACAATTTAGGGCAAGGCATAAACAGCAGCCGCGATGATTTCTCACTTATTTTTGAAAAGCCAAACGCTACTGGTTTTTTCTCTTCAAATCGTAATGGAATTGATAAAATCTACAGTTTTAAGGCAATAGATAACAGAACCAGGGAACTGGCCGGAATAGTTATCAATACCGAAACCGAAAACCCCTTAAAAGAGGCGGAAATCACCCTAAAAACAACGGAAAATGCATCTAAAAAGCTCAAAACCGATGGCAATGGCCATTATGATTTCAAGGTAAAACCAAATAATTCTTATACGCTTGAGGCGCGCCTGAAAGGTTTTAAAACCCTGTCGCGCCAAGTAGTGATTGTTACAAATAGCGAACTTCAAGTAAGTGTCGACCTCGCTCTGGAACCGCTTAAAGATTTACTTGTAAAGCAAAAAATGGATAATATTTATTTTGATTATGATCTAATTGAGATACGTCCAGAGGCTGAAAAAACCTTAAATAGTTTGGCAGATTTCATGCTTAAAAACCCTGAAATTAGAATAAACATTGGTTCTCATACAGATGCGGTGGGTTCCAGTTCCTACAACAATAAACTTTCGGCAAAACGTGCGGAAGCCACAAAAGATTATTTGATAGCTAAAGGTATTGAAGGCAACCGTTTGACTACTGAAGCCTACGGTAAAGAACATCTACTGGTAGAAACACCTGCCCAGGGCAAAGGTGCCAGAGAGGAAAAAAACAGGCGAAGTGAGTTCAGGATAATTGAAGAATAA
- the priA gene encoding primosomal protein N', whose translation MYFVDVILPIPVENTFTYSITDAEYSFIKPGMRLAVPFGKSKIYTALAIGVHTTQPRIYETKDIEHILDEQPIVHLGQLQFWKWMASYYMCTLGEVMRAALPNAFILESETLIKRKKGVDLEATSIEDDDVQLLVDALQNSSSLRIKEVMDILGKKKVLPVIQKLIDQNVVELEEEIYEAYKPKLVSYVKLTALYEDEGKMHDLLDDLERAPKQRELVLNYFSLSAKSSKPIKAKALLKAANASSAQLKALQKKGVLEKYKIQRDRIEFDGQEGDGIKELNDAQKLALQEIKTIFQEKDVCLLHGVTSSGKTEIYVNLIKEQLDQGKQVLYLLPEIALTTQLVARLQHYFGDQLSVYHSKYTVHERVEVWNNVLHNQQKAQLILGARSAVFLPFQDLGLVIVDEEHEPSYKQFDPAPRYQARDAAIVLANNQRAKVLLGSATPALESYYNAQQGKYGLVTLKTRYGDVMMPENTIIDIKEKYFKKKMSGHFSDTLLEGINEALAEGEQVILFQNRRGYSPILECNTCGHSPQCPNCDVSLTYHKHRSQLRCHYCGYHIAMLQKCMACGSDELDTKGFGTEQIETELKTLFPDANTGRMDSDTTRGKYGFEKIITSFEQGETDILVGTQMLTKGLDFRNVSVVGILSADSMLNIPDFRAHERSFQLIQQVSGRAGRTKKRGRVFIQTYNPYHQILQQVSANDYSGMYKEQLEERYVYKYPPFCRLIKITLKHRDFQKIEDASVWMGKGLQNLFGKNVLGPEPPPVSRIRNEYYRNILIKIPGNQSLVKTKRAISKVRGSFMSVGQFRSVKMVINVDNY comes from the coding sequence ATGTATTTTGTAGATGTTATTTTGCCCATTCCCGTAGAAAACACTTTTACGTATAGTATTACTGACGCAGAATATTCTTTTATAAAGCCAGGTATGCGGCTGGCGGTCCCCTTTGGGAAATCAAAAATATATACCGCGCTTGCCATCGGCGTTCATACTACGCAACCCAGAATATACGAGACAAAGGATATTGAGCATATACTGGATGAGCAGCCCATTGTGCATCTGGGCCAATTGCAATTCTGGAAGTGGATGGCCTCTTACTACATGTGTACGCTGGGGGAGGTAATGCGCGCAGCGCTGCCCAATGCATTTATACTTGAAAGCGAAACCCTGATAAAACGAAAAAAAGGAGTGGACCTTGAAGCCACAAGTATTGAAGATGATGATGTGCAATTGCTTGTTGATGCGTTACAAAACAGTTCTTCCCTGCGCATCAAGGAAGTCATGGACATTTTGGGAAAAAAGAAAGTGCTTCCGGTGATTCAGAAACTGATAGACCAGAATGTCGTGGAGCTTGAAGAGGAGATTTATGAAGCGTATAAACCAAAACTTGTAAGTTATGTAAAGCTCACTGCGCTTTATGAAGATGAAGGGAAGATGCATGATTTACTGGATGATCTGGAACGCGCACCAAAACAACGGGAGCTTGTACTGAATTATTTTTCGCTTAGCGCCAAATCTTCAAAACCCATAAAAGCCAAAGCATTGCTAAAAGCGGCAAATGCATCCAGTGCCCAGTTGAAAGCGCTTCAAAAAAAAGGCGTTTTAGAGAAATACAAAATTCAGAGGGATCGAATCGAGTTTGATGGCCAGGAGGGCGATGGAATAAAAGAATTAAATGATGCACAAAAGCTGGCGCTACAGGAGATCAAAACTATTTTTCAGGAAAAAGATGTTTGTCTTTTGCATGGGGTCACTTCTTCGGGTAAAACCGAAATTTATGTAAATCTTATAAAAGAGCAGTTGGATCAGGGCAAGCAAGTGCTCTATCTCTTGCCCGAAATCGCCTTGACGACACAACTTGTGGCAAGGTTACAGCATTACTTTGGCGATCAGCTTTCTGTTTATCATTCTAAATATACCGTACATGAGCGTGTGGAAGTGTGGAACAATGTACTTCACAACCAGCAAAAAGCCCAACTTATTCTCGGTGCGCGAAGTGCGGTTTTTCTTCCATTTCAGGATCTGGGGTTGGTCATCGTGGATGAGGAACACGAACCGAGCTACAAGCAATTTGATCCTGCGCCGCGCTATCAAGCACGGGATGCGGCCATAGTGCTCGCAAATAATCAGCGGGCAAAAGTCCTTTTGGGGTCTGCTACACCGGCTCTAGAAAGCTATTACAACGCCCAGCAGGGAAAGTATGGCCTGGTTACCTTAAAGACACGCTACGGTGATGTTATGATGCCTGAAAACACCATTATTGATATAAAAGAGAAGTATTTTAAAAAGAAGATGAGCGGTCATTTTAGCGATACGTTGCTTGAAGGTATAAATGAAGCCCTTGCAGAAGGGGAGCAGGTTATTCTTTTTCAGAACAGGCGGGGCTATTCCCCCATTCTTGAATGCAACACCTGTGGTCATTCCCCACAGTGTCCCAATTGTGATGTTAGCTTAACCTATCACAAACACCGCAGCCAGTTGCGCTGTCACTATTGCGGGTATCACATAGCCATGCTGCAAAAATGTATGGCTTGTGGAAGTGATGAACTGGATACTAAAGGTTTTGGTACAGAGCAGATTGAAACAGAGCTCAAGACGCTGTTTCCAGATGCGAATACAGGCCGTATGGATTCTGACACCACCCGTGGAAAATACGGTTTTGAAAAAATAATAACCTCCTTTGAGCAGGGCGAGACTGATATTCTAGTGGGTACTCAAATGCTTACCAAAGGGCTTGATTTTAGGAACGTGAGCGTGGTGGGTATCTTAAGCGCAGATAGTATGCTTAACATACCTGATTTTAGGGCGCATGAGCGCAGTTTTCAATTGATTCAGCAGGTTTCTGGCCGCGCCGGAAGGACAAAAAAAAGGGGCAGGGTTTTCATACAAACCTACAATCCTTATCATCAGATCCTGCAGCAGGTTTCTGCAAATGATTATTCTGGGATGTATAAAGAGCAACTTGAGGAACGGTACGTATATAAGTATCCGCCATTTTGCAGGCTTATAAAGATTACCCTTAAACACCGGGATTTTCAAAAAATAGAAGACGCTTCGGTATGGATGGGGAAAGGGCTGCAGAATTTATTTGGTAAAAACGTGCTGGGGCCAGAACCGCCACCGGTCTCCAGAATACGCAATGAGTATTACCGCAACATCCTGATCAAAATACCAGGGAATCAAAGCCTCGTTAAAACCAAACGTGCCATATCAAAAGTACGAGGCAGTTTTATGAGCGTGGGACAGTTTCGCAGTGTCAAGATGGTAATTAATGTAGATAATTATTAG
- the rplI gene encoding 50S ribosomal protein L9: MEVILRKDVEKLGFVDDLVTVKNGYGRNFLIPGGHAILATPSAKKVRTETLKQRAYKDKKVIDEAQKQANKLAGIDIKISAKSGEADKLFGSITSADLANALGKEGVEIDKKYITIAGGAIKRLGQYEASLRFHREVIEDFTFDVVADS; encoded by the coding sequence ATGGAAGTTATATTAAGAAAAGACGTAGAAAAACTAGGTTTTGTGGATGATCTGGTAACTGTAAAAAACGGTTACGGAAGGAACTTTCTCATTCCTGGTGGGCATGCGATCCTGGCCACACCTTCAGCAAAAAAGGTGCGCACGGAAACTTTAAAGCAACGTGCTTATAAAGACAAGAAAGTCATTGACGAAGCACAAAAACAAGCTAATAAACTAGCGGGTATTGATATTAAAATCAGTGCCAAGTCTGGTGAAGCAGATAAATTATTTGGTTCAATCACAAGCGCAGATCTTGCGAATGCACTAGGTAAAGAAGGTGTTGAGATTGATAAGAAATATATTACCATCGCCGGTGGCGCTATCAAGCGTCTTGGGCAATATGAAGCATCTCTTCGTTTTCACCGTGAGGTGATAGAGGATTTTACCTTTGATGTGGTAGCAGATTCTTAA
- a CDS encoding LytR/AlgR family response regulator transcription factor, whose translation MEELILDCAVVDDSALQRLAIVKLIKDHPSLRLVAQYNNAIETKNGLLETKVDLIFLDIEMPILTGFDLLDDLVHKPQIVFVTGKTKYAYKAFNYNAIDYLRKPLTKDRFMNAVHKALSMHKLKMEGNVQEDDYIFVKSNLKKKKVFLNELKFIEALGDYVKLITYNEPIIVLSTMKAFDEQLPSDRFMRIHKSYIINIDKVEKYNSRNIEIEGDKIPLSRHKKAKLMEVLSA comes from the coding sequence TTGGAAGAACTCATTCTAGATTGTGCTGTTGTTGACGATTCTGCTCTTCAGCGCCTAGCTATAGTAAAGCTCATTAAAGATCACCCCAGTCTGCGCCTCGTTGCCCAGTACAATAATGCGATAGAGACCAAAAACGGACTTCTTGAAACTAAGGTGGATTTGATTTTTCTCGATATTGAAATGCCCATACTTACGGGTTTTGATCTCCTTGATGATCTCGTTCACAAACCGCAGATTGTATTTGTGACCGGTAAAACTAAATATGCCTATAAAGCGTTCAATTACAATGCTATAGATTATTTAAGGAAACCGCTTACAAAAGACAGGTTTATGAATGCCGTGCACAAAGCACTTAGCATGCACAAACTTAAGATGGAAGGCAATGTGCAGGAAGACGATTACATTTTTGTAAAAAGTAATCTTAAAAAGAAAAAAGTATTTCTCAATGAACTCAAATTTATCGAGGCGCTGGGCGATTACGTTAAGCTCATCACCTACAATGAGCCCATTATCGTACTTTCTACCATGAAAGCTTTTGACGAGCAATTACCTTCAGATCGTTTTATGCGTATTCATAAATCGTATATCATCAACATTGATAAGGTAGAAAAATACAATAGTAGGAATATTGAGATAGAAGGTGACAAGATCCCTCTAAGTCGTCATAAAAAGGCGAAGCTCATGGAAGTACTTTCTGCATAA
- a CDS encoding type IX secretion system membrane protein PorP/SprF, with the protein MRKLIQKLMFFTATVLVFQSARAQQDPELTQYMYNMSLVNPAYATANDGVMSLGALYRAQWVGIDGAPTTATFFAHAPINDRIEMGVNLIHDEIGDVVKETNLNADFAYKLKLSPGTNLAFGLKAGATFFNTDFTRLQLGSGSSSTDLAFDRDISQTYPTLGVGLFYFSDQYYLGASAPNLLNSEHIEERDGVRGFGKETVHYFLTGGYVFDLNPEIKLKPSFMARAVEGAPLSLDLNANVLLYEKLEAGIGYRVGNAITGLVNFEVAEGLRIGYAYDYTTSNLGKYNDGSHEIMLLFDLKFLGLTPKYSKSPRFF; encoded by the coding sequence ATGAGAAAATTGATTCAAAAACTTATGTTTTTCACCGCTACTGTTCTGGTTTTCCAGTCGGCGAGGGCACAACAAGATCCAGAACTCACGCAGTACATGTACAACATGAGCCTGGTAAACCCGGCATATGCTACCGCAAATGATGGCGTGATGAGCTTAGGTGCACTCTACCGTGCACAATGGGTAGGAATAGATGGCGCGCCAACAACTGCGACCTTTTTTGCCCACGCTCCCATTAATGACCGCATAGAAATGGGCGTAAACCTAATTCATGATGAGATAGGCGATGTAGTGAAAGAAACGAACCTAAATGCAGATTTTGCATATAAACTGAAATTGTCTCCCGGCACCAATCTGGCCTTTGGCCTAAAAGCGGGTGCGACCTTCTTTAATACAGATTTTACAAGACTACAGTTGGGAAGTGGCAGTTCTTCAACAGACCTGGCGTTTGACCGTGATATCAGTCAGACCTACCCTACCCTTGGCGTAGGATTGTTCTATTTTAGCGATCAGTACTACCTGGGTGCTTCTGCTCCTAACCTTTTAAATTCAGAACACATTGAAGAGCGTGATGGAGTGCGTGGTTTTGGCAAGGAAACGGTTCATTATTTTCTTACCGGCGGTTATGTATTTGACCTCAATCCCGAAATTAAACTTAAACCTTCGTTCATGGCGCGTGCCGTAGAAGGCGCTCCACTGAGCTTAGACCTGAATGCCAATGTGCTCTTATATGAAAAGTTAGAAGCTGGAATAGGATACCGCGTAGGGAATGCAATTACCGGTCTTGTCAATTTTGAGGTGGCAGAGGGCCTGCGCATAGGTTACGCGTATGATTACACCACATCAAATCTTGGCAAATACAATGACGGTAGTCATGAGATCATGTTGCTCTTTGATCTCAAATTTTTAGGGTTAACGCCCAAGTATTCCAAATCACCCCGTTTCTTTTAG